The window CTCTTGTAGTCGTGCGATACACTAATTCCTGTTCATTTGGGCAAGTATATAGATCTCTTTTTTTGTCATATTGAAATTTCCATTTTGGAAATAAACCTTTAGTTGGATGATATCTTCTATGCGCAATAACCCCAAAAATATTTCGATCATGGAGCCCTTTACAAATAGGATTTGTAAGAAAACCAGAGTCTAATCCGACTGCTTCTACTTTTAATCCAAATCTTTCGATTTGACGGTCCAAGCGAGAGAGGTAAGGGACAGAGTCATGGACATTTCCTGGAGTTACGTAGGCATCCGTTATAATATTAAACTTCATGTCTGTTGTACGGTGGTCCAGATAACAGAACATTTCCTGCTTATTTTCCCTGGACATGAATCCACACTCAGGATCCGTTGTACTTTTTCGGATCACTTTTGTCTCTGTCACCTCCTCTCGTTCTTTTAAAGCTTTTTTCCGTGATTTAGTCTATCATCCTCAATTGCTTTATTCAGCTCATCTATGTACTCGCGAGTTTCCACTTCAACTTCCTCACGAGTGAATTTATTCTTATTGGCGTTCGCTTTAAGATGAGTCGAGTCCGAAAATAAAACACGCCCACCAACCATCTTATGGTTTATGGCTTTATGGACAATTTCATCAAATATTTCTTGAAAGATGTTTGTTTCCTTAAAACGTGTTCTTCGATTCCAACTGATAGTTGAATGATGAGGAACTGGGTCATTTAGCTTCAATCCTAAGAACCATCGATAAGCAACGTTAGTTTGAATTTCTCGTTCCAATTGACGTTCCGAACGAATGCCATAAAAATATCCAATAAACATCATCTTGAAAAGCAGAATTGGATCAGTTGGACGACCGTTATCTTCTGAGTAATAGGGCCGAACCTTTTCTCCAACAAATGAAAAATCAATATATTTATCCACCTTTCTTAAAAGGTGATTTTGAGGCACCAAATCTTCGATAAAAACAAATTCAGCTTCATTTTGAACAGCTTTTTTGGGTTTGAACATTCTATTCACCGTCCTATTCTTGATAAGAATATTATACTATATTACCGCGGTAAATTGTTAAAGTAATTAAACAAAATAATAGGCTGTCGAGAGTTTCTCGACAGCCTGAAGCTAGAGGCACACCCATAAGGGTGTGCCTCTAGCTTTTTTGTTCTGTTAATCCTTTTGATGTTTTGATTGGTCTTGTTGTTCTTTTTCAAGCTGCTGCTTTTCTGAATTATTTAGTTGTTTTTTTGGATTTTCAGTAGAGTTTTTAGCTTTAGGATTAATCATATCAGCAGGAACTTCAGGGATTAGTCGTCCAGAAATATCTGATAGTTCATTCATGATCCCGGATATTGGATTTCCATTTTTGATGTCCTGAGAAATTTCTTTAAGGCGTGCGGTAAGATCAGGATCAGCAATGACCACTGCTCTAGCTCCTTGAGGATCATTTTTTAAGACTTCGGCAACTGAATATTTTATAGACCCCACTTTTGAACGGTCAATATCCGAATCAACATCAATTCCAACTATAGCATAGTTACCTAACACTACAGCTGTTGCGTCACGAACATTAGGGATTCCTGTCGCTAATTCAACCAAATGTCTCGAGATCTCTTGACCAGTATTTCTGTCAACCTGTTGAATCGTACTATTTTTAACATGAATTAAATTTTGCTTACCATTATCCATTGTCTTATTTTGCGTACCACATCCACCCAACAGAATAATGAAAATCAATACTATTCCAATAACTCTCATATTGTAGGTCACCTCCACTGTCGTGTCCCTATAGTATTTGCGAAAAAAATGATATTTAATAATCCGAGAAAAATAATTTAAAAGTACATCTATCGATTATTCTGTAAAATTTCTTCTATCTTTATGCGCCTAATCATATATTTTAAAAAAGTCCCAGCTGACAAGCGGTTCGTTCAGGGAAGAAC of the Bacillus sp. 1NLA3E genome contains:
- a CDS encoding IS1182 family transposase (programmed frameshift); this encodes MFKPKKAVQNEAEFVFIEDLVPQNHLLRKVDKYIDFSFVGEKVRPYYSEDNGRPTDPILLFKMMFIGYFYGIRSERQLEREIQTNVAYRWFLGLKLNDPVPHHSTISWNRRTRFKETNIFQEIFDEIVHKAINHKMVGGRVLFSDSTHLKANANKNKFTREEVEVETREYIDELNKAIEDDRLNHGKKPLKEREEVTETKVIRKSTTDPECGFMSRENKQEMFCYLDHRTTDMKFNIITDAYVTPGNVHDSVPYLSRLDRQIERFGLKVEAVGLDSGFLTNPICKGLHDRNIFGVIAHRRYHPTKGLFPKWKFQYDKKRDLYTCPNEQELVYRTTTREGYREYKSNPKKCAECPLLKECTRSKNKTKVVTRHVWEEYKEKVRLNRLSKSGKMLYKFRKEKIERSFADSKELHGLRYCRLRGLRNASEQVLLTAACQNMKKIATHLSRLEKVCGNTSS
- a CDS encoding YhcN/YlaJ family sporulation lipoprotein, encoding MRVIGIVLIFIILLGGCGTQNKTMDNGKQNLIHVKNSTIQQVDRNTGQEISRHLVELATGIPNVRDATAVVLGNYAIVGIDVDSDIDRSKVGSIKYSVAEVLKNDPQGARAVVIADPDLTARLKEISQDIKNGNPISGIMNELSDISGRLIPEVPADMINPKAKNSTENPKKQLNNSEKQQLEKEQQDQSKHQKD